GCCTCCGTGATCGCGGCGACTTCGGCCTTCAGCCCGCAAAAGTCCGCGATCTCGTCGATGCATTCGATCGTGATGAGCGTCGAATCCATGTCCATCGCAACGAGGCCGAAGTCGGAAAGCCGCGCTTGCGGCTCGATGTAGGCGTAGTCCAGCGCGTGTGTTCCGCAATAGGCATCTATATCGGGACGCTGGAGCACATCGGCATCGTCGAGACGCACGAGCGTGTCGTCGATGCGCGAGGCCGCGCGCGAGCGGGCGAGGGCGGCGAGCGGCCTCAGGTGCGAATCGGCGATCGGGGCGGGGCTTTGGATGACGAGGTTCATCGGAGGGTTCTTTCGTGCGATGGCGCGGGAAGCGGGTATTGTACGGGCGAGGGCGTTGGTTCAACGCGGGGCGGGGAGTCTCGGCGTTTGTATGCGACATTCGGCATGCAAACGCGAGAGTCTCTACCGGATGACAGCAGCCGGCTCGACACTTCAATACGGCGGCCCGTTGAATCGTTTCGCGAGATGTACGGGAAGGAGCGCTGCTTCGACGCCGGGCGGCAGCGTCGGCATTTTGCATGCGGCACCCGGCATGCAAAACGCAATACCCAATATGGCCGCTCGTCAAACCGCTTCACGGAATGTGCGGGCGGGGGGGCGTTGTTCCGACGCCGGACGGGCAGTCTCGGCGTTTTGCATCCGGCATCCTGCATGCAAAACGCAAACTCCCTACCGCATGACCGCAGCCGGCTCGACATCCCAATACGGCGGCTCGCCAAACCGTTTCGCGAGAAACTCGATGAACGCCAGCGTCTTCGGCGGTACGAAAGCGCGACTCGGATACACCGCCCAGATCGCGACCGTTTGCGCCACCGGATAATCATCGAGCACTGTGACAAGCTCGCCGCTCGCGAGCAACGGCGCGACGCTCCACGTCGACTTCAGCCCGATGCCGATGCCCGCCGCAAGTGCATCGCGGATCACTTCGCCGTTGTCCGTCACGAGCCGGCCGGACACGCGCACGTCGGTCACGCCCGTCGGCGTGACGAAGCTCCAGTCGCGCTGATCCGCCAGAATCACGCATTCGTGCAGCGCAAGATCCGCCGGATGACGCGGCGTGCCGTGTTGCTCCAAATATGCAGGCGACGCGCACAACACGCGCCGGTTGCTCGCGAGTTTGCGCGCGACGAGCGTCGAATCCTTCAGCGCGCCGATGCGTATCGCGAGATCGATGCCTTCATCGACGAGATCGACAATCTGATCCGTCATGCGCAAGTCCATCGTGACGCCCGGATACTGCTCGAGGAAAGCCGGAATCAGCGGCGAAATGTGCTGACGGCCGAGCGAAGAAGGCATCGTCACGCGCAGCCGGCCGTGCGGTTGCGCCAGCGCCCGGCCGACGGAAGCGCGCGCCGCTTCGGCGGCGTCCAGCAACGCACGCGCATGCGCCGCGAAGATCTCGCCTTCCTGCGTGACGCTGACACGCCGCGTCGTCCGATGCAAAAGGCGCGCGCCGAGCATACGCTCCAGCCCTGCAATCCGCGCGCTCGCCACGGCGGGCGACAAACCGAATTCCCGGGCCGCCGACGACAGATTCGCCAGCGCCGCAGCCCGCATGAACAGGCTCACGTCGAGCAGATCAAGCCGGTCCCGCGTGGGGCCTTCGAGCCATGCATCGCTCGCCATTCGATGGATTTCCCGAAAAATGTTTCAAGCATTATGGCGGTTTTCCGGAAGCGTGGCGCGGGCTACCATGCGCCTACCGTTTGCATGAAGAATTCAATTCACCTCGAACCAAGGACACATCATGAAAGCCATCGGTCTGACCCGCTACTTGCCGATCTCCAATCCCGAATCGCTCGTGGATGTCGAACTCGATAAACCCGCACCGACCGGCCGCGATCTGCTCGTGAGAATCGAGGCTATCGCGGTCAATCCGGTCGACACGAAAGTGCGCGCGCCGAAGGACAAGGTCGAAGAAACGCCGCGCGTGCTCGGCTGGGACGCGGCCGGCGTCGTGGAAGCGGTCGGCCCGGACGTCTCGCTCTTCAAGGCGGGCGACGAGGTCTACTACGCCGGCGACATCACGCGGCAAGGCGCGAACAGCGAGTTCCACCTGATCGATGAACGCATCGTCGGCGCGAAGCCGAAGTCGCTCGACTTCACGCACGCGGCCGCGCTCCCGCTCACCACCCTCACTGCGTGGGAAGCCCTGTTCGACCGGCTGAAGGTGTCGGCCGAAGGCAAGGACGCCGAGAAGACCGTGCTCATCATCGGCGGCGCGGGCGGGGTCGGCTCCATCGGCATTCAACTGGCGAAGCAGGTGGCGAAGCTGCACGTCATCGCGACGGCTTCGCGGCCCGAATCGGCGAAATGGGCGACGGAGCTGGGCGCGGATCGCATCGTCGATCACTTCGGCGACATCCCGGCGCAATTGAAGGAGGCCGGCATTCCGCAAGTCGATTACGTGCTCATCTTCAACGACACCGACAAGCATTTTCCGGCCGCGGCGGAAGTCGTGAAGCCGCAGGGCAGCATCTGCACGATCGTCGAGAATGCAGCGCCGCTCCCCGTCGAACTGTTGAAGGCGAAGAGCGCGGCGTTCCACTGGGAATTCATGTTCACGCGCGCGATGTTCCAGACGCCCGACATGATCGAGCAACACAAGCTGCTTTCCGAAGTGGCGCGGCTGATCGACGCAGGCGTGATCCGCACGACGCTCGGCAAGAACCTCGGGAAGATCAATGCGGCCAATCTCAGGGAAGCGCATCGCCTTTTGGAAGAAGGGCGTGCGATCGGCAAGCTCGTATTGACGGGATTCTGAAACGCTTCCGCGCATTTTTTCCGGAGTGCGCGTGCGCGGGTTTTCCCTGACGAAGCCCGCGCAAGCTCGGCGCTAGACTGACTTCGCCTTGAGCCGATCCGGCGCTCGCCGCGCCGGATCTTCTTCGCGCTTATCGCGGTTATTCAGGAGATGCCGGATGAATCGACGTTCCAACGCACTGCGCGCTGTCATCGCGGCCGTACTGGCATCCGGCGCGCTCGCGACGGCTCACGCAACGCCGGGCATCCGGGTGCTGTCCGAGGCGCCTAACGACGGGCCGATCAAGTACACGGTCAAGATGACGTCGAAGACCTTTGGCAACGAGCAGGAGACGCGCACCATCCGCTCCGGCGAAAGCGACGACTTCACCTGGCAAGCGTCGGCGGCCAAGGGCGCTCAGCCGGTGCCGGACGGCTGCCCGCAGCTTTCTTCGATCCCCCGCAGCGCGGACGGGGCGGCAGTGCGGCAAGTGCAGATCCGCTTCGCGCCGGTCGTCGCGGACAACGGCTCGGCCAACGTGCAACTCAGTTTCCGCGGCTATGCGCCGAAGGGCACGAGCAAGGTCACAGTCGCGGGCAAGGCGCTGCAGTGTCCTGTCGATTCGCGCGTGAGTCAGATCGTCCGCTTCACGATGCCGACGTCCAACGGATCGAAGAAGACCGTCACGCTCGATGACGGCACCCAGTTGGCCATCACGGCGAGCCGCAAATGATCGACCGTGCCGCGCTTTCTTGCGGCATCGCTGATCGCAACTAACGGTCTTTCCGATCCGCGAACTCAAGACCGGAACGGTATCTCCCGTCGAGCATCTAAGCGCGTCGGCGCGCTTGGCATCGTTCCTGCTACGTGGATCGATGCGCATTGCGCCGCGCCCAAGCGCGCGCAGAAGCGCTCAAGCGCCAACAACGCCAACGCATCGACCGTTCCGACAGCGAGGTAATCGCGATGCCGCACATGATCTGGAAGGGCGCGATCAGCTTCGGGCTGGTCCACGTGCCAGTGCAACTTTATCCGGCCACGCAGTCGGAGAAAGTCGGATTCAATCTGCTCGACAAACGGTCGATGGACCCCATCGGCTACAAGCAGATCAACAAGAACACCGGCAAGGACGTCACGCGCGACAACATCGTGCGCGGTTTCGAATATGAGAAGGGCAAGTACGTCGTGATGACCGACGCCGAAATCCGCGCGGCCAATCCCGAATCGACGCAAACGGTCGATATCCTTTCGTTCGTCGATGCCCCCGAGATCTCGTTCCTCTCGCTCGATACGCCGTACTACCTCACGCCCGACCGCAAGGGCGAAAAGGTCTATGCGCTGCTGCGCGACGCGCTGAAGGATACCGGCAAGGTCGGTATCGCCAGCGTCGTGCTGCATAACAAGCAACACCTCGCCGCGCTGATCCCGGTCGGCCCTGCGCTCGCACTGAACACGCTGCGCTGGGGCGACGAGGTGCGCGATTTCTCGCAGTTCACGTTTCCGGACGAAGACACGAAGAAGGCCGGCGTCACGTCGAAGGAACTGGACATGGCCAAGCGCCTCATCGACGACATGAGTGACTCGTGGGACCCGACCAAGTATCACGACACGTTCCGCGACGACATCATGGCGCTCGTCGAGAAGAAGGTGAAGGAAGGCAAGGTCGCCGAAGTGATGAAGTTCGATGAAGGCGGCGAAGCGAAGGCGAGCGCGGACATTCTCGACTTGTCCGAACTGCTCAAGCGCAGCCTGAAGAAGGGCGGCGCGACCAAGCGCGGCGGCAATGCCGACGACGGCGGGGACGATGCAGGCAAGGACACAGGCAAGGACGCCGGCGAAGAACCCGCGCGCCCGGCGCGCAAGACGGCGCGTCGCAAGCGCGCCTGACGCGGGTTGAACGGCCATCGGACGACATCAAGAAGGACTCACGACGATGACGGGCAAGCTCGAAACCTACCAGCGGATGCGGCGTTTCAACGAGACGCCGGAGCCTTCCGGCGAAAATACCGCCGCACGCAAGACCGCGCGGCGCAAGAAGCCGGCCGCGCAGGCGCTTTCGTTCGTGATTCAGGAGCACGACGCGCGGCGCTTGCACTACGACTTTCGGCTCGAACTCGACGGCACGCTTAAATCGTGGGCAGTGCCGAAAGGCCCGAGCCTCGATCCGTCGGTGAAGCGGCTCGCGGTGCATGTCGAAGATCATCCGATCGACTACGGCTCGTTCGAAGGCGACATTCCCGAAGGCAATTACGGCGCGGGCAGTGTCATCGTGTGGGATCGCGGAACCTGGGCCCCGCAGACCGGCACCGCCGAAGATGCCGCCCGCGAGTACGAGAAAGGCAAGCTCAAGTTCACGCTCGACGGCGAGAAGCTGCACGGCGGCTGGACGCTCGTGCGCAGTCACATGCGCGGCAGCGGCGACAAGGAGCAGTGGTTCCTCATCAAGGAGCGCGACGACGAAGCGCGGCCCGAATCCGAATACGACGTACTCCTGAAGAAACCCGGCAGCGTGCTTTCCGATTCGCTCGGCGCGCGGCTCGAGACCGGCGAACTGCGCGATCGCGATGAACGCAAGGCGAAGCCGGCCGCGCGAAGAACGGCGCCGCGGCGCGCCAGCGATGCAGCGGATGGTCACGCGCACCCGGATATCGTCGCGACGCGCAACAGCGAATCGCTGCGCGCGTTGTCGCACGATCCCGCGATCGAGGGCGCCGAGAAAGCGAAGCTGCCCGCGTTGCTCAAGCCGCAGCTCGCCACGCTCGTCGATGCCGCGCCGCCCAGCGACGACTGGTCCTACGAGATCAAGTTCGACGGGTATCGCGTGCTCGCGCGCATCGAGCCGACGAACGGCAAGACCGATATCCGGGTTTTCACGCGCAACGGCAACGACTGGACCGCCAAGTTTCCGAAGCAGGTCAAGGCGCTGGAAAAGCTCGATATCGAAAGCGGCTGGCTCGATGGCGAAGCGGTCGTGCTCGACGACCGCGGGCTGCCGGATTTTCAGGCGCTGCAGAACGCGTTCGATGTCGGGCGCCCGCAGGGCATCGTCGTGTACTTCTTCGATCTGGCGTTTCTGAACGGCTACGACCTGCGCAACGTGCCGCTCGTGCAGCGCCGCGCGCTCTTGAAAGCGATCGTCGAACCGGTCGACGATCCGGCCTTGCGCTATTCCGAAGACTTCGCCTTCAGCGCCGACGATCTGCTGAAGAGCGCATGCGACATGGCGCTCGAAGGCATCATCGGCAAGCGGATCGACTCGACGTATGTGTCGGGGCGCAGCAACTCGTGGATCAAGCTCAAGTGCCGCCGCAGACAGGAATTCGTCGTCGCAGGTTACTCGGAGCCGTCCGGCAGCCGCGGGCAGTTCGGCGCGCTGCTGCTCGGCGTCTATGACGCCAAGGGCAAGCTGCAATACGCGGGGCGCGTGGGCAGCGGCTTCGACCATGCGACGCTCGTCGCGGTCAAGAAGGAACTCGACAAGCGCGCGACCGATCGCATGCCGTTCGAGAAAGAGCCGCAGGAACGCAGCCGCACGCCGGTGCATTGGGTGAAGCCCGAACTCGTGGCCGAGTGCAATTTCGCTGAATGGACCAAGGAGCGCATCGTGCGACAAGCATCGTTCGTCAGTCTGCGCGACGACAAGCCCGCGCGGCAGATCGTCAAGGAAGAGCCTGCATCGGCCGAGAAGGTCGAGGCCGAGGAAGAAACCAAGACGGCCGCGAAGCCGAAAGCACGCAAGACGGCCGCCAAAACCACCGCCAAAACAGCGACGAAGACCGCGGCGAAGACAGCCGCCAAGTCCCGCGCGAACGCGACCGAAATCGAAGGCGTGAAGATCAGCCATCCGGACCGCGTGATCGACAAGTCGACGGGATTGAGAAAGATCGATGTCGTAGAGTATTACGCGTCGATTGCCGAATGGATGCTGCCGCACTTGCAGGACCGGCCGGTGTCGCTCGTGCGCGCGCCCGACGATATTGGCGGCGAACTGTTCTTCCAGAAGCACAGCGCGCGGCTCGCGATTCCGCACATCACGCAGCATCCGGACGTCGACCCCGGGCATCCGCCGCTTTTGACGGTCGAATCGGCGCAGGCGCTCGTCGGCACCGCGCAAATGGGCACGATCGAGCTGCATACGTGGAATTCGGTGGCGTCGAATATCGAGAAGCCGGATCGCATGGTGTTCGATCTCGATCCGGGCGAGGGCGTCGGCTGGGATCGGATGGTGGAGGCGGCGAGGCTGACACGCGATCTGCTCGAAGAACTCGGCCTTACTTCGTTCTGCAAGACGAGCGGCGGCAAGGGGCTGCATGTGGTCGTGCCGCTCGCGAAGCAGGCGGGCTGGGACGAGATGAAGGGCTTCTCGCAGGCCGTCGCGCAGTTCATGGCAAAGACGCTGCCGAAATTTTTCTCGGCGAAAATGGGCATGCAAAATCGGCGGGATAAGATTTTCGTCGATTATCTGCGCAACAACCGCGGCTCCAGCACGGTCTGCGCGTTCTCGCTGCGGGCGCGGCCGGGCATGGGCGCGTCGATGCCGATCAGCTGGGACGAACTCGACGACACCACGCGCGGCGATCAATGGAACATCGGCAATGCGCGCGAGCGGATGGACGCGCTGACCGCCGATCCGTGGGAAGGCTACGCGAAGGCGCGTCAGCGGCTCACGGCGCAGATGAAGAAGCGCCTCGGCATCGACGGCTCGCGCGGGTGAGCCACGCACCGGCATCGACGGAGATGATCATGAAGCAGGCGAAAGACGAACCGCGCAGCGCGCCGCAAGCGCCGCAAGGAGGCGAAACCGACGAGCGGGCGAAGCCGCCGCTGCCGCACGAGACCGACCAGAGCGTGCAATCGCAGGACGAGGAAGCGCCACGCGATGTCGGCAGGCAGGCGCATGAGGACCTCGAACGCGGTCTTGTCGATACGGACCGGCAACGCGGCCCGACGGAGTAAGTCTTACGCCCGGGTGCCACAAAGGGTCGCGCCGAAGTGCCGATGTCCATGACATCGCCCGGGCGGGTTGCGTAGAATGATTGCCTGTCTCAAAAAAGATCAGCGACATTGCCGTTTTTACCGGTTCCCAGGCGCAACGCTTTATCGGCCGGTAAGCCGTTCCGCGCAGCATGCCTTTTGCCGCATATCCGGCGCAACAAGCCACACAACCGAACATGCGACACGACCTTCTGTCCCGCCTGAAGCAAGAAACCGCTGCGTGCCATTCCCGCCTGGAGCACGCGCTCGATTTGATGCGGGACGGCTTGCTTCGCGACCACTACATCGCGCTGCTCGGACGTTTCTATGGCTATGTCGCGCCGTGGGAAGACGCGGTGGCCGTGTGCCTGCCCGCATCGCTTCAGGCGTTTTTCGATGAACGCCGCAAGGCGCCGCTCCTTGCCGCCGACCTCGCCGCGCTGAGCGGCGAACGTGCCGCCGCCGAGTCCGTCGTGGTCGCGGACGCACGGAGTCTGCCGCGTCTCGACGACCTCGGCAGCGCATTCGGCTCGCTCTATGTGATGGAAGGCTCGACGCTCGGCGGGCGCTTTATCGCGCCGCACGTCGCCGCGCAACTGAGTCTTGCGCCGGGCGTCGGCAACGCCTACTTCGACGGATACGGCTCGCGCACGGGCAGCATGTGGAATGCGTTTCGCGAAACCGCCGCCGCGGTCGTCCCCGAAGCGCAATACGACGCGGCGGTGCGCGCCGCCATCGAAACGTTCGAGAGTCTGCAGGCCTGGCTGTGCGTGGGATCGCTCGACGCCCCCGCGATCTCGGGAGCCGCCGCATGAGCAACAACGCAGAGACGCCGCTCGGCGCGGGTTGTGACCCGGCTCATGTGAATGGTCCGCCGGACGCGGAAGCGCGTCGCCGCACGCTCGATTCGGGCGTGGCGGGCAAGGACTGCGACGCGGAGCCGATCCATATTCCTGGCGGCATTCAGCCGCACGGTTATTTGCTTGTGCTGGCCGAAGACGCCGGTGATGAAGCCGGTCCACGCATCGCGCAGGCGAGCGAGAACGTCTCCGCGCTGACGGGTGAAAACGTCGAGGCGCTGCTCGGCAAGCCGCTCGGTGCGCTGCTCGGCGAGGATTCCGCCCGGCGTATCGTGCATGCAGCCTCGACGATGCGAGTGGACGACGCACCGCTTTACGTCGGCGTGACGAACGCGCCCGTGCCCCTGGACGTCACGGTGCATCGCCACGACGGTGTGCTGATCGTCGAGATGGAAGCGGCGGCGCAGCCGGGCGAGGCCACGTTCTCGTCGATATATCCGCTCGTGCGCACCTTCGCGCGCGACTTGCAAGATGCCGGCACGGTGGACGAGCTTGCCGAACTGACCGTGCGTCAGATGCGCGCGATCTGCGGGTTCGGTCGCGTGATGCTCTATAGCTTCGATGCCGAAGGCCGCAGCCACGTGCTCGCCGAAGATCGCGACCCGCGCTATGCGTCCTTTCTGCACCAGTTTTTCCCTGCGTCGGATATTCCGCGTCAGGCGCGCGCGCTCTATCTGCGCAACCGCATCCGCCTCGTTTCGGACGTGAACTACGTGCCCGCGCGGCTCGTGCCCGCCGTCAACCCCGCGACCGGCCGCCCGACCGATCTCAGCTACGCCTCGCTGCGCAGCTTCTCGCCGGTGCATCTCGAATACATGCGAAACATGGGCACGCATGCGTCGATGTCCGTGTCGATCGTCGTGCGCGGTCAGTTGTGGGGCCTCATTTCCTGCCACGATCACGATGCGCGCCGCGTGCCGTTCAGCACGCGCGTGGCGGTCGAGCATCTCGGGCACATGCTGTCGCTGCAAATCGAGGCGAAAGAGGAGCGTAAGCAGGGCGAATATCTGACCGAATTGCGCCGCACGATGGCGCGCCTGATCTCGGCGATGGGCGAACACGAGAGCTTCGTCACCGGGCTGCAGGATGTGCCGCGCGATCTTCTCAGCTTCACGCGCTCCGAAGGCGCGGCCATCGTGATGAACGAGCAGATCACGCTGATCGGCGCGACGCCCGACGAAGAGACGGTGCGCGCGCTCACGCTCTGGCTCGCGGAAAACACGAGCGGCGTCTGGTCGACGGATTCGCTCGCGCGCCAGTGGCCGCCCGGAGAGGCGCATCAGGACACCGCGTGCGGCGTGCTGGCGGTGCCGGTCTCACAGATTTTTCGGAACTATCTGGTGTGGTTCCGGCCGGAGGTGATGCAGACGATCGAATGGGCCGGCGAGCCCGTGAAGATTGCTCGCGCGGACGGCGCGAGCGCGCCCCGCACGAGCTTCAGTCCCTGGCTGGAAACCGTGCGCGGGCACTCGGTGTCGTGGCGGCAAGCAGAACTCGAAGTCGCAGGCGAGTTGCGTGCCGCGTTGCTGAACATCGTGCTGCGCCGCGCCGAAGAGCGCGCCGAACTCGCGACGGAACTTGCCCGCGCGAACAAGGAACTGGAAGCGTTCTCGTATTCCGTGTCGCACGACCTGCGCGCGCCGCTGCGTCATATCGCCGGCTACGGAGACTTGCTGCGCGAGCTCGAAGCCGAGCGCATGTCCGACAAGAGCCGGCGCTTCCTGAACAACATGCTGGAGTCGGCGCGTTTCGCGGGAACGCTCGTCGACGATCTTTTGACGTTCTCGCAGATGGGCCGCGCCGCCCTGCGTCCCGCGCCGGTCGATCTCGGACAACTGGTGCGCCTGATCGTGCGCGAGTACGAAGCGGAGACCGCCGGCCGGCGCATCGAATGGGTGATCGGCGATTTGCCGCGCGTCATCGGCGACGCCGCTTTCCTGCAGTTGGCCGTGCGCAATCTCATTTCGAACGCGGTGAAATATACGCGGACGCGGGAATCGGCGAAAATTGAGATATTCGCGACGCGAAGCGGCGACGAGCACGTCATCGGTGTCCGTGACAACGGCGTCGGCTTCGACATGAAGTACGAAGGCAAGCTGTTCGGCGTGTTCCAGCGGCTGCATCGCGCGGAAGAATTCGAAGGCACGGGCATCGGCCTCGCGAACGTGCGGCGTATCGTCGAGCGGCATGAAGGGCGGACGTGGGCAGAAGGCCGGCTTGGCGAGGGCGCCGTATTTTATTTCTCGCTGCCGGTCGAGTTTCAAAGCGTGACGGGCCGGGAGGCCGGAAAGTCGAAGGCTGCCTCCGCAACGTCAGTGACAAAATCAAGACCAGACCATGCTTAAACCGATACTGCTTGTCGAAGACAACCCGAACGATCTCGAGCTCACGCTGGTCGCGCTCGACAAGAGTCAGCTCGCCAACGAAGTGATCGTCGCGCGCGACGGCCAGGAAGCCATCGATTTCCTCACTTGCGAAGGCCAGTGGAAGGAACGCGCGCCGGGCAATCCCGCGGTCGTCCTGCTCGATCTGAAGCTGCCGAAGATCGACGGACTCGAAGTGCTCGACATGGTGCGCACGAACGCGGGGCTCAAGAGCATTCCGGTCGTCATGCTGACTTCGTCGCGCGAGGAGCAGGACCTCTTGCGCAGCTACGAACTCGGCGTGAACGCCTACGTGGTGAAGCCCGTGGAATTCGCGGAATTCGTCGAGGCGATCAGCGATCTCGGCGTCTTCTGGGCCGTGCTGAACGAGCCGCCGCCGGGCTCCACGCGCTTTCGTCGTCCGTCGGCGGGGCAGTGACCTGTGTCCATGTTCGCCCTTGTGATTCTTCCCGCGCGAGCGCGCCCGCTTACGAGCGAGGCCGCCTAAACCATGCAGCCCCTGCATTTGCTTCTCGTCGAAGATAACGCACTCGATGCGGAACTGACGATCGCCCAGCTCGAACGCGCCGATTACGTCGTCGACGCGACCATCGTCTACGACTCCGCGAGCTTCATCGCCGCAATCGACACCCAACGCTTCGACGTGATTCTCGCCGACTTCGTGATGCCCACGTTCTCGGGCATCGAGGCCTTGTCCCTCGCGAGCGAACGTGCGCCGGACACGCCGTTCATCTTCGTATCGGGCTTGCTCGGCGAAGAACACGCCGTCGACATGCTCAAGCGCGGCGCGACCGACTACGTGCTCAAACAGCGCCTGCAACGCCTGCCAGCGGTGGTGCGCCGCGCGATGCGCGAAAGCGCCGAACGCGCCCAACGCATCGCGGTGGAGCGCGCGCTGCGCGAAACCGAAACGCACTTTGGCCTCTTGATCGACGCGCTGAAAGACTACGCCGTCATCACGCTGGATCCGGAAGGCCGCATTCGCACATGGAACGCGGCGTCGGAGCGCATCCTCGGTTTTCCGGCGCAGGACGTGCTCGGACAGAGCGCGAGCATCTTCTACAGCCAGGAAGACCGTGAAGTCGGCGTCTACGACAACGAACTGGAGACGGCGCGGCGCGAAGGCAGCGCGAGCGACGATCGCTGGCTGTGGCGCAAGGACGGGCATTCGTTCTTCGCGTCCGGCGTGACGACCGCGATTCGCACCGAGCACGACGAGCTGATCGGGTTCTCGAAGATCGTGCGCGACGCGACCGAGGCCCACATGGCCGCCGATGCATTGCGGCTCGCCAAGGATCAGGCGGAATCCGCGAACCGCGCGAAGGATCATTTTCTGGCGGTGCTCTCGCACGAACTGCGCACGCCGCTCACGCCGATTCTCGCGGCCGTCCGGCTCCTCGAAATCAAGCATCCGTTGCCGCCCGAGGCGCACCCGACGCTCGATCTGATCCGCCGCAACGTCGAACTGGAAGCGCGGCTGATCGACGATCTGCTCGACCTGACGAGCATCGCGCGCGGCAAGTTGAGCCTCAACTTCGCGAACGTCGCGCTGGATACGCTGCTCACGAGCGCGGTCGACATGTCCGAGGCCGATCTGCGCGCAAAGCGGCTCACGCTCGAAACGAAGTTCGAGGCGGAGCGCTTCGTCGTGCTGGGCGATGCCGCGCGCCTACAGCAGATCATCTGGAACCTGATGAAGAACGCGGTCAAGTTCACGCCGGCGAGCGGGCGCATCGAAGTGCGCACGTGGAATCCCGACGACAGAACCATCGCGGTGTCGGTGACGGACAGCGGCATCGGCATCAGCGCCGAGGCGTTGCCGCGCATTTTCTCGGCGTTCGAACAGGCCGACGACTCCATCACGCGCTCGTTCGGCGGACTGGGTCTCGGTCTTGCCATCGCGAGCACGCTCGCGCAGAAGCACGGCGGCACGCTGTCGGCGCACAGCGACGGCCGCGACCTGGGCGCGCGCTTCACGCTGACGCTGCCGCTCGCGCGGGTTCAGCCGACGCACGAAGCCGCGCCGCTGCCGGAAGCCGCGCGCCACGAGACGGGCCGCGCGCTGCGCGTGCTGCTCGTGGAGGACAACGAGCAGACGTCTTCCGCCATGGCAGAAGTGCTTGAAATGCTCGGCCACGACGTCGCCGTCGCCACGACCGTCGCGGCGGCGCTCGAACGCGCGAAGAGTGCGCCGTTCGACCTGCTGGTGAGCGATATCGGCTTGCCGGACGGCAGCGGGCTGGACATCGCGCGGGCGTGGCGCGAACTTCAGCCGGACAAGCCTTCGGTCGCCATCACGGGATACGGCATGGACGAGGACATCCGGCGCTGCCGCGAGGCAGGCTTTCGCGACCATCTGACGAAGCCCGTCAACTTTTCGCGGCTCGAAGCGCTGATTCGTTCGCTCGCGGAGCAGCTTTCGTCGTAACGGCGGCTTTCGGCGGCGTCTCTGCGTGTGTGTCTGCAAAAAATTGCGCCCGGTGCGCGAAGCGATGTCGATTGGCGGCATGCTTGCACGTTGTAGGAATGAGAGCGGGTGCGCCCGCTCGTCCACCACGTTCAATCATGGAGCCGCCATGTCGCACACCGCCGTCCAAGCCATTCCCGAAGGCATGCACTCGCTGACCCCGCACCTCGTCTGCGCGGGCGCGGCCGAGGCCATCGAGTTCTACAAGCGCGCGTTCGGCGCGGTCGAAATGGGACGCCTGCCGGGCAAGGACGGCAAGCTCATGCACGCCATGGTCAAAATTGGCGATTCGAT
This Caballeronia sp. LZ062 DNA region includes the following protein-coding sequences:
- a CDS encoding biliverdin-producing heme oxygenase is translated as MRHDLLSRLKQETAACHSRLEHALDLMRDGLLRDHYIALLGRFYGYVAPWEDAVAVCLPASLQAFFDERRKAPLLAADLAALSGERAAAESVVVADARSLPRLDDLGSAFGSLYVMEGSTLGGRFIAPHVAAQLSLAPGVGNAYFDGYGSRTGSMWNAFRETAAAVVPEAQYDAAVRAAIETFESLQAWLCVGSLDAPAISGAAA
- a CDS encoding ATP-binding protein, encoding MSNNAETPLGAGCDPAHVNGPPDAEARRRTLDSGVAGKDCDAEPIHIPGGIQPHGYLLVLAEDAGDEAGPRIAQASENVSALTGENVEALLGKPLGALLGEDSARRIVHAASTMRVDDAPLYVGVTNAPVPLDVTVHRHDGVLIVEMEAAAQPGEATFSSIYPLVRTFARDLQDAGTVDELAELTVRQMRAICGFGRVMLYSFDAEGRSHVLAEDRDPRYASFLHQFFPASDIPRQARALYLRNRIRLVSDVNYVPARLVPAVNPATGRPTDLSYASLRSFSPVHLEYMRNMGTHASMSVSIVVRGQLWGLISCHDHDARRVPFSTRVAVEHLGHMLSLQIEAKEERKQGEYLTELRRTMARLISAMGEHESFVTGLQDVPRDLLSFTRSEGAAIVMNEQITLIGATPDEETVRALTLWLAENTSGVWSTDSLARQWPPGEAHQDTACGVLAVPVSQIFRNYLVWFRPEVMQTIEWAGEPVKIARADGASAPRTSFSPWLETVRGHSVSWRQAELEVAGELRAALLNIVLRRAEERAELATELARANKELEAFSYSVSHDLRAPLRHIAGYGDLLRELEAERMSDKSRRFLNNMLESARFAGTLVDDLLTFSQMGRAALRPAPVDLGQLVRLIVREYEAETAGRRIEWVIGDLPRVIGDAAFLQLAVRNLISNAVKYTRTRESAKIEIFATRSGDEHVIGVRDNGVGFDMKYEGKLFGVFQRLHRAEEFEGTGIGLANVRRIVERHEGRTWAEGRLGEGAVFYFSLPVEFQSVTGREAGKSKAASATSVTKSRPDHA
- a CDS encoding response regulator; protein product: MLKPILLVEDNPNDLELTLVALDKSQLANEVIVARDGQEAIDFLTCEGQWKERAPGNPAVVLLDLKLPKIDGLEVLDMVRTNAGLKSIPVVMLTSSREEQDLLRSYELGVNAYVVKPVEFAEFVEAISDLGVFWAVLNEPPPGSTRFRRPSAGQ
- a CDS encoding response regulator, producing MQPLHLLLVEDNALDAELTIAQLERADYVVDATIVYDSASFIAAIDTQRFDVILADFVMPTFSGIEALSLASERAPDTPFIFVSGLLGEEHAVDMLKRGATDYVLKQRLQRLPAVVRRAMRESAERAQRIAVERALRETETHFGLLIDALKDYAVITLDPEGRIRTWNAASERILGFPAQDVLGQSASIFYSQEDREVGVYDNELETARREGSASDDRWLWRKDGHSFFASGVTTAIRTEHDELIGFSKIVRDATEAHMAADALRLAKDQAESANRAKDHFLAVLSHELRTPLTPILAAVRLLEIKHPLPPEAHPTLDLIRRNVELEARLIDDLLDLTSIARGKLSLNFANVALDTLLTSAVDMSEADLRAKRLTLETKFEAERFVVLGDAARLQQIIWNLMKNAVKFTPASGRIEVRTWNPDDRTIAVSVTDSGIGISAEALPRIFSAFEQADDSITRSFGGLGLGLAIASTLAQKHGGTLSAHSDGRDLGARFTLTLPLARVQPTHEAAPLPEAARHETGRALRVLLVEDNEQTSSAMAEVLEMLGHDVAVATTVAAALERAKSAPFDLLVSDIGLPDGSGLDIARAWRELQPDKPSVAITGYGMDEDIRRCREAGFRDHLTKPVNFSRLEALIRSLAEQLSS